A single window of Malus sylvestris chromosome 5, drMalSylv7.2, whole genome shotgun sequence DNA harbors:
- the LOC126621687 gene encoding 3-hydroxy-3-methylglutaryl-coenzyme A reductase 2-like — MVNKKSVMEVIRARAARPNFCNNDDKVVFAVHGPPSSSTAAHPLCKPVSPNLRPSEFSSISAHLHFFQAQASLHTRNLSDEIEKAAPEIHQVKSTLVRRIAEQIQLREETVEEFADTGIDTNSRSSTAPRPTRTPIRTRHFLPLCLRISRPGCQTGLDCSPIPQIAPVAAATPKAVAQKVFDKEVVLSTPCDFTAQPLTKEDEEVVKSVGAGTIPSYSLESKLGDGRRAAAIRRKALQRITGKSLGGLPLEGFDYESILGQCCEMPVRYIQIPVGIAGPLMLDGREFSVPMATTEGCLVASTNRGFKATNLSGGATSVLLRDGMTRAPCVRFNSAKRAAELKFYLEEPNDYDTLSTVFNRSSRFGRLQTIKCAIVGKNLCMRFTCSTGDAMGMNMVSKGVQNVLDFLQNDFPDMDVIGISGNYCSDKKPATVNWIEGRGKSVVCEAVIKGDVVQKVLKTKLDGQRGAWWMRSCCGASLELIITMTSKIAKNFNDRRQTTSRS; from the exons ATGGTGAACAAGAAGTCGGTGATGGAAGTAATCAGAGCCAGAGCCGCGAGGCCGAACTTCTGCAACAACGACGACAAAGTCGTTTTCGCCGTTCACGGGCCTCCCTCCAGCTCGACAGCCGCTCATCCTCTGTGCAAACCTGTGTCTCCAAACTTACGACCATCAGAGTTTTCGAGTATATCAGCTCACCTGCACTTCTTCCAGGCCCAGGCCTCCCTCCAT ACTCGAAACTTATCAGACGAGATCGAGAAAGCCGCTCCGGAGATTCATCAGGTCAAGAGTACTCTGGTTCGAAGAATTGCAGAGCAGATCCAATTGAGGGAAGAAACTGTGGAGGAGTTCGCAGATACTGGTATTGATACGAACAGTCGG TCGTCTACAGCTCCACGCCCGACTCGAACACCAATTCGGACCCgtcattttcttcctctctgtcTTCGAATCTCGCGACCAGGCTGCCAAACCGGACTCGATTGCAGCCCAATTCCCCAAATTGCCCCTGTTGCTGCGGCCACCCCCAAAGCTGTTGCACAGAAGGTGTTTGATAAAGAGGTAGTCCTCTCCACTCCCTGCGATTTCACCGCCCAGCCGTTGACGAAGGAAGATGAGGAGGTGGTCAAGTCCGTGGGGGCGGGAACCATCCCTTCCTACTCTCTGGAGTCAAAGCTTGGAGATGGCAGGAGGGCGGCGGCTATCAGGCGCAAGGCACTTCAGAGGATCACAGGAAAGTCTCTGGGTGGTCTGCCATTGGAGGGGTTTGATTACGAGTCAATTTTGGGTCAGTGCTGCGAGATGCCAGTTAGGTATATTCAGATTCCAGTTGGGATTGCTGGGCCTCTTATGCTCGATGGCAGAGAGTTTTCCGTACCAATGGCCACCACCGAAGGTTGCTTGGTTGCCAGCACCAACCGTGGCTTCAAAGCTACCAACTTGTCCGGGGGAGCCACCAGTGTGTTGCTGAGAGACGGGATGACCAGAGCACCTTGTGTGAGGTTCAACTCTGCTAAGAGAGCTGCCGAGTTGAAGTTCTACTTGGAAGAACCCAACGATTATGACACCTTGTCCACGGTTTTCAACAGGTCAAGCAGATTCGGTAGGCTTCAGACAATTAAGTGTGCCATTGTTGGGAAGAACTTGTGCATGAGATTCACCTGCAGCACCGGTGATGCTATGGGGATGAACATGGTCTCCAAAGGTGTGCAAAACGTCTTGGATTTCCTCCAGAACGACTTCCCTGACATGGATGTGATTGGAATTTCCGGCAACTACTGCTCTGACAAGAAGCCCGCTACGGTGAACTGGATTGAAGGCCGCGGAAAATCGGTGGTCTGTGAGGCTGTGATCAAGGGTGATGTGGTGCAAAAGGTGTTGAAAACCAAATTGGATGGGCAGAGAGGAGCCTGGTGGATGCGCAGCTGCTGTGGTGCCTCCCTCGAACTCATCATCACTATGACCTCCAAGATAGCAAAGAACTTCAacgaccgccgtcaaacgactagccggtcgtgA